The Oscillospiraceae bacterium sequence ATTGGTCATGCGCTATGTGCATTTGGTGAAGAGCATTGCCTGCCGCATGGTGCCGACCTATCGGAAACACGTGGACTTTGACGACCTGATGAGTTGCGGCGTCCTGGGTCTTATGGACGCCATCGACAAATTCGACATCCATAAAGAAGTAAAATTTGAGACCTACGCGTCCCTGCGCATCAAGGGCGAGATCGTCGACCAGATCCGCAAACAGGACTGGGCGCCCATCAGTCTGCGGCAGAAGATCAAACGCATCGAAGAGGGTTACCACGAGCTCGAGGGCCGTCTCGGCCGTTCGGCGTCTGAAAAAGAGGTGGCCGAGTTCGTCAACATGGATGTGGAGAGCGTCAAAAGGACATTGGACGAGTCCCACACCTTCAACCTGGTCTGCCTGGACGAGATTTTGGTTGACCGCATCAAGAGCGAGGAGATGATGGTTAGCAACGAGGAGACGCCGGAGGAACACATCGAGGCGGACGAGCTCAAAGAGGTGCTGGGCCGCTACATAGACAACCTGCCGGAAAAAGAGCGGCTGGTTGTGACGCTGTACTATTTCGAGGAGCTGACGCTCAAGGAGATCGGACTGGTGCTCGGCGTGTCCGAGTCACGTGTGTCGCAGATCCACTCCAAGGCCCTGATGGGCCTGCGCGGCAAAATGCAGCAGGCATTTTTATAAAAGGGCTGTCCAAGAGCCCGTTACAGTAAAAATTTACCATTTCACCGGGCCTTGAGAGAGGAGGCCGCGCCATGCCGCTCAGGGGCATTGACACGCAGATCATGGTCACGAAGTCCGCCGAGGCCGCGCTTGAGCGCACGCGGGAGATGAAGCAAAACGAGCTGCTGGCCGATCAGGCGGCGGAGCGCGCCCGCCAGCAGGCGCGGCTCGACCAGAGCCGTCCGCTGGCCGCCGCCAAGGTCCGGGGGCAAAACGTCGCCGCCGACGGCGGCGGATCGGGCAGCGGCGGCGGCGCCAAGCGCCGTCGCAAAGAGCCGCCCGAGGAGAGCGCCGCCGAGCACACCCGCCCGGCGGATCCGGAAAAAACCTATACCTTCGACGTAACAATCTGACGGCAACTGTTATCTGTCAACTGTTACCTGTTATCTGTTCAGGGGGGGCTCCCGGTGGAGTATGTGGTTTGGATCGCGCTGGCCCTGCAGGTGGGGGCTTTTGCCGTCTTGGCGCGCCGTCTCACCCGGCAGGCGCGCCGAAGGACGGCGGCGTCTGGAGAGGCGGAGGACTGGGAGCGCGCGCGCGGCGAGGCGCTCAGCCGCCGCGAGGCGCGCCTTGTCGAACTCTATGATGGGGTGGAGGAACTGATGGACGCCTTCGAGGGTTATTTGGAGGAGGTCCGCCGCGAGCTCGAAGCGGAACGCGTTTCCCCGCGGGTACTGCCGCAACCGGAAGCGGCGCCTCAGTCGGCGGCGCCGGCCCAACCGGCGGCCATGCTCCCACCGGAAGCAGCGTCTCAGCCGACGACGGCGCCCCAACCGCCGGCGGCGCGGCTGTCCGAGACGGACCGGGCGGCGCTGGCGCGTTGCGAGGCGAAGTCTCAGAAGGTGCGCTTTC is a genomic window containing:
- a CDS encoding FliA/WhiG family RNA polymerase sigma factor, translating into MANRRPACATKMEDHTQELWRNFAETRSLEARNELVMRYVHLVKSIACRMVPTYRKHVDFDDLMSCGVLGLMDAIDKFDIHKEVKFETYASLRIKGEIVDQIRKQDWAPISLRQKIKRIEEGYHELEGRLGRSASEKEVAEFVNMDVESVKRTLDESHTFNLVCLDEILVDRIKSEEMMVSNEETPEEHIEADELKEVLGRYIDNLPEKERLVVTLYYFEELTLKEIGLVLGVSESRVSQIHSKALMGLRGKMQQAFL